One part of the Spirochaeta lutea genome encodes these proteins:
- a CDS encoding permease, whose protein sequence is MNYILDILGFVLEKILHSWPLFLVTIPLAAAVRLSGAGEVLGSVMRRRPIPAILLGTAIGALSPLCSCSVIPVVTGLLISGVPLAPVMSFWLASPSMDPEIFFLSVSTIGWNLAVWRLSGTFLMSLGAGFITHLLSLRGWLPASVLKRHQQHPTLSTGPSPGTLNPRTAPTHPESAKISPAPEGLTPAAPGKLGAPTGIPLRILPREVGSLSVNPILANTSEAPPEACACRTAPSSGPEVHLGASASILTKWRYRYLNRDFLTRLGKESVEILWWIGKFMLIAFFLEALITLYLPSTWVTGPLGTQSPYSIFIGLGLGLPLYTTSLSALGIVGGLLTKGMSGGAALAFLVAGATTTIPAMTAVWGVAKKRVFALYLGYTVLGALLTALLYQLTGGL, encoded by the coding sequence ATGAACTATATTCTCGATATTCTAGGATTCGTCTTGGAAAAGATCCTTCATTCCTGGCCCCTGTTCCTGGTAACCATTCCCTTGGCGGCGGCGGTCCGCCTGAGCGGAGCCGGAGAGGTCTTAGGTTCAGTGATGCGGCGCAGACCGATACCGGCCATTCTCTTAGGAACCGCCATCGGCGCTCTTAGCCCCCTCTGCAGCTGTTCGGTTATTCCCGTCGTCACCGGATTGCTCATAAGCGGGGTTCCCTTGGCTCCGGTCATGAGCTTCTGGCTTGCCAGCCCGTCCATGGACCCGGAAATCTTCTTTCTCTCGGTGTCAACCATCGGCTGGAATCTTGCCGTATGGCGGCTTTCCGGGACCTTCCTAATGAGCCTTGGGGCGGGATTTATCACCCACCTCCTTTCCCTTCGCGGATGGCTCCCCGCATCGGTCCTCAAACGCCATCAACAGCACCCAACACTCAGCACCGGTCCCAGCCCCGGCACCCTGAACCCCCGGACCGCGCCAACCCACCCCGAATCCGCCAAGATCTCCCCTGCCCCCGAGGGGCTCACACCGGCAGCACCCGGGAAGCTCGGAGCTCCCACGGGGATTCCCCTGAGAATCCTCCCCAGGGAGGTCGGTTCTCTATCAGTGAACCCCATCCTGGCCAACACCTCCGAGGCCCCCCCGGAAGCCTGTGCCTGCCGGACTGCACCCTCATCCGGACCGGAGGTTCATCTCGGAGCCTCGGCCTCCATCCTGACCAAATGGCGCTACCGCTATCTGAACCGGGACTTTTTAACCCGCCTGGGTAAGGAGAGCGTGGAGATTCTGTGGTGGATAGGCAAATTCATGCTCATCGCCTTTTTCCTCGAAGCCCTCATCACCCTATACCTCCCCAGCACCTGGGTCACCGGACCCCTGGGTACCCAAAGCCCCTACTCGATATTTATTGGGCTCGGACTGGGACTGCCCCTCTACACCACCTCCCTATCAGCCCTGGGTATTGTGGGCGGACTCCTCACCAAGGGCATGAGCGGGGGAGCGGCCCTGGCGTTTCTCGTGGCGGGTGCCACTACAACCATACCTGCGATGACAGCCGTATGGGGTGTTGCGAAAAAACGGGTATTCGCCCTGTACCTGGGATATACGGTTCTCGGTGCCCTCTTAACAGCCCTGCTCTACCAACTCACCGGCGGACTCTAG
- a CDS encoding ArsR/SmtB family transcription factor, which produces MKEIPPCCENSILDNPRDREQFWKISRALGNPARLEIIRLLSRTSSCITGSIVHQLPLSQATVSQHLKALKEAGIIQGTIEGTAIRYCLNKDTIHWYSRMVQDAFGGSSAPGVTPQPNPQGAPR; this is translated from the coding sequence ATGAAAGAAATTCCACCCTGTTGTGAAAACAGTATTCTCGACAACCCCAGGGACCGGGAGCAGTTCTGGAAAATAAGCCGAGCCCTGGGCAATCCCGCCCGGCTGGAGATTATCCGGTTATTAAGCCGGACCAGCAGCTGTATCACCGGATCCATTGTACACCAACTTCCCCTCTCCCAGGCCACGGTCAGCCAGCACCTCAAGGCCCTGAAGGAGGCAGGAATAATCCAAGGAACCATAGAGGGCACCGCCATCCGCTACTGTCTGAATAAGGATACCATCCACTGGTACAGCCGGATGGTACAGGACGCCTTCGGCGGCAGCTCAGCCCCAGGAGTAACCCCCCAGCCCAACCCCCAAGGAGCCCCCCGATGA
- a CDS encoding nucleotidyltransferase domain-containing protein yields the protein MNTSHDPWFARVIEGLKDLPGVEAIALGGSRGAGTSDAGSDYDLYVYVREMVDPSRREAILAPLCSYLEVNNQFWETEDDGILRSGIPVDVVYRSLDWLTEHLESLLGAGQAATGYTTCFWYNLLNSRVLYDPRGGYAALQEKWRIAYPRKLQENILSKNLPLLRGKLPSYLGQVEKAVGRNDWVSVHHRVTALMESVFDILFALGEMPHPGEKRQVQFLLDAGTPVPENFEDQVENIMENTGPAGAAVLPGLLNTLIDGVYSLAGWIEHE from the coding sequence ATGAATACATCGCACGATCCCTGGTTTGCCAGGGTTATTGAAGGGCTGAAGGATCTTCCCGGGGTGGAGGCTATTGCCCTCGGGGGTTCCCGGGGAGCTGGCACCTCCGATGCCGGGAGTGACTACGATTTATACGTGTATGTCCGGGAGATGGTTGATCCCTCCCGGAGAGAGGCGATTTTGGCGCCTTTATGCTCCTATCTTGAGGTAAATAATCAATTCTGGGAGACCGAGGATGACGGGATTTTACGCAGCGGGATTCCTGTGGATGTGGTGTACCGGAGCCTGGATTGGCTTACTGAACATCTTGAGTCCCTTTTGGGGGCGGGGCAGGCTGCTACGGGATACACAACCTGTTTTTGGTATAATCTTCTGAATTCCCGGGTGCTGTACGATCCCAGGGGCGGGTACGCGGCTCTCCAGGAAAAGTGGCGCATTGCCTACCCCCGGAAATTGCAAGAAAACATCCTCTCAAAAAACCTGCCCCTCCTCCGGGGAAAGCTACCCTCCTACCTGGGCCAGGTGGAAAAGGCCGTAGGCCGTAACGATTGGGTCAGCGTACACCACCGAGTTACGGCTCTCATGGAGAGTGTGTTTGATATTCTTTTTGCCCTGGGGGAGATGCCCCACCCCGGGGAAAAACGCCAGGTTCAATTTCTCCTGGATGCCGGCACCCCGGTGCCTGAGAATTTTGAGGATCAGGTAGAGAACATTATGGAGAACACCGGACCGGCAGGGGCTGCTGTACTTCCGGGGTTATTGAACACCCTCATTGACGGGGTGTATTCCCTGGCGGGATGGATAGAGCATGAGTGA
- a CDS encoding GNAT family N-acetyltransferase yields the protein MSELSTPRLLLRRFSPRDGDDLFDYLGLPETYTFEPGKPLTREQSRQVAAERAALDMFWAVVLQETGKVIGHLYFEEKNPRGDRIWTLGYIFNPAFQRRGYCTEASRGLIGHAFENLGASKITASCNSRNTASWKTLESLGFTRDEIRLNDDGTHGSYTYGLLAEDFSRGRGE from the coding sequence ATGAGTGAGCTATCGACCCCACGGCTGCTGCTGCGCCGCTTCAGCCCTCGGGATGGGGATGATTTATTTGACTACCTCGGGCTGCCGGAGACCTATACCTTCGAACCGGGTAAGCCCTTAACCAGAGAGCAGTCCCGGCAGGTCGCAGCGGAGCGGGCAGCTTTGGATATGTTTTGGGCGGTGGTATTACAGGAAACGGGTAAGGTAATCGGTCATCTCTATTTCGAGGAAAAGAATCCCCGGGGAGACCGGATTTGGACTCTGGGGTACATCTTCAATCCGGCATTCCAGCGCCGGGGATACTGTACCGAGGCCAGCCGGGGCTTAATCGGCCATGCCTTTGAGAACCTCGGGGCGAGTAAAATCACGGCCTCCTGCAATTCTAGGAATACTGCCTCCTGGAAAACCCTTGAGTCCCTGGGATTTACCCGAGACGAAATACGGCTAAACGACGACGGGACCCATGGGTCGTACACCTACGGATTGCTGGCAGAGGATTTTTCAAGGGGCCGGGGTGAATGA
- a CDS encoding methyl-accepting chemotaxis protein, with the protein MTIRGKLYTFVSLLTVMLLGISYFALFITMDILSKSEHIYEEQLRGLALLGQSERQITSLHLSVTDSLLADPGSPLPQSPGDTRKALEFFQGYEDAVNLPAEESTSLAGFEPAFQRWQGLLEDIRALLTREQKDQALSVFQGDYNAAHLSLLALLSGLSEQTAQSAQNNYTQVRHYGWTLLVFYNIYAGIGIVLGLLILWTVHTTVLKPIRQVTTRVTQLSSSEGDLTMRLPIQRRDEMTQLAGNLNSFIDKTETILLVLRNALLEANQVKSGIMESIRQNSSSAVQISANIASIADQITTMERVVTQATQAAQDVHQGVTIIEEQIINQAAMAQESTASVGQMIESIQRLSRIAQDRQQGTSRLSTTLREGEEKVQGSLEAVQTMHDDIDSILSMVKLISGIASQTNLLAMNAAIEAAHAGDAGRGFAVVADEIRKLAETSSQQSQSISTVLSGIVEKIKSALDATQFTSRVYEGIQSEVHTLTSAFQDITDNTQEMNQGGSQVLQAMEQLNHHSQTLTEQAQNLGSSNQKITAIMEHLGNISSFVDQSIGEINQGMQAIADSMESLNALSAGLDQSLEAADQNIGRFKLSEPRQA; encoded by the coding sequence ATGACCATTCGGGGTAAACTCTATACCTTCGTCAGCCTGCTAACGGTAATGCTCCTGGGGATAAGCTATTTCGCCCTCTTCATTACCATGGACATTCTCTCGAAAAGCGAACACATCTACGAAGAGCAGCTCCGGGGTCTCGCATTATTAGGCCAGAGTGAGCGGCAGATTACCTCCCTCCATCTGTCTGTAACCGATTCCCTGCTTGCAGATCCCGGTTCCCCCCTCCCCCAATCCCCTGGGGACACACGAAAGGCTCTGGAGTTTTTTCAAGGATACGAGGATGCCGTAAATCTGCCGGCAGAAGAATCCACCAGCCTGGCCGGCTTTGAGCCTGCATTTCAGCGGTGGCAGGGGCTCCTGGAGGACATCCGGGCACTACTCACCCGGGAGCAGAAGGATCAGGCCCTGTCTGTATTTCAAGGTGATTATAACGCCGCGCACCTGAGCCTACTGGCCCTGCTCTCCGGTCTATCGGAACAGACCGCCCAGAGCGCCCAGAACAATTACACCCAGGTTCGACACTACGGTTGGACTCTACTCGTGTTCTACAATATTTACGCCGGTATCGGCATCGTCCTGGGACTGTTAATCCTGTGGACCGTTCATACCACGGTTTTAAAGCCCATAAGACAGGTCACCACCCGGGTTACCCAACTCTCCTCCTCCGAAGGCGACCTGACCATGCGGCTGCCCATCCAACGCCGGGATGAGATGACCCAACTGGCCGGCAATCTCAACAGCTTTATTGATAAAACAGAGACAATCCTCCTGGTACTCCGGAATGCCCTCCTGGAGGCCAACCAGGTAAAATCGGGAATCATGGAATCCATCAGGCAGAACAGCAGTTCTGCGGTTCAAATCTCTGCCAACATCGCATCCATCGCCGATCAAATCACCACCATGGAACGGGTGGTAACCCAGGCCACCCAAGCCGCCCAGGATGTACACCAAGGTGTAACAATCATCGAAGAGCAAATCATTAACCAAGCAGCCATGGCCCAGGAATCCACCGCTTCGGTGGGGCAGATGATAGAATCCATCCAGCGCCTTTCCCGGATCGCCCAGGATCGGCAGCAGGGAACATCACGCCTAAGTACAACCCTTAGAGAGGGGGAAGAAAAGGTACAGGGATCCCTAGAGGCCGTACAGACCATGCATGACGACATCGATTCAATTCTGTCCATGGTAAAACTCATCTCCGGTATTGCATCTCAAACCAACCTTCTGGCAATGAACGCAGCCATTGAAGCTGCTCACGCCGGAGACGCCGGCCGGGGTTTTGCCGTGGTGGCGGACGAGATCCGAAAACTTGCCGAGACCTCGAGTCAACAGAGCCAGTCCATCAGCACCGTACTATCAGGGATTGTCGAGAAAATCAAAAGCGCCCTGGACGCCACTCAGTTCACCTCCCGTGTGTATGAGGGTATCCAATCAGAGGTGCACACCCTCACTTCAGCATTTCAGGACATCACCGACAACACCCAAGAAATGAACCAGGGCGGCAGCCAAGTTTTACAGGCAATGGAGCAGCTAAATCACCATAGCCAAACCCTGACCGAACAAGCCCAAAACCTCGGCTCATCGAACCAGAAGATCACCGCCATCATGGAACACCTGGGAAACATCAGCAGTTTTGTGGATCAATCCATCGGCGAAATAAACCAGGGTATGCAGGCCATCGCAGACAGTATGGAGTCCCTAAACGCCCTCTCCGCCGGGTTGGACCAATCCCTAGAAGCCGCCGACCAGAACATCGGCCGGTTTAAGCTCTCCGAACCCCGACAGGCCTAG